From Nitrospiraceae bacterium:
TGAATTGGTTGGGATCAACACCGCAATCTTTTCACAAACCGGCGGTTATCAGGGGGTGGGCTTTGCCGTCCCAACCAGCATGAGCAAGCCGATCTATCAAAGCCTGATTAAGCATGGGAAAGTCATACGAGGTTACCTCGGCATCGGCATTCAAGACCTCAATCAGGACCTGGCTAAGTCATTCAACATGAGAGACGCCAAAGGAGCCCTCGTCAGTGAAGTCAAGGAGGATAGCCCGGCCGACCAGGCAGGTCTTAAGCAGGGCGACATCATCGTGACCTATCAGGGCTCGTCCGTGGAAGACGCAGTGGCCCTGCAACGACTGGTGACGAGAACCGCAGTCGGCGCGAAGGTCCCAGTCAGGGTGATTCGTGACGGCCATGAAAAGGATCTTACGGTCACGATTGGGGAACAGCCTGAGACCACCAAAATCGCCAAAGCAGAGATGGGTGAGGCGGACTATGCCTTCGCTGGAGTGGCTGTCCAGGATCTCGACCAAGACACGGCCAAAGAACTCGGGATGAAGGGGAAAGCCACCGGCGTGGTGGTGACGAGCGTCGAACCAGACAGCGGTGCGGACAAGGCGGGTCTGATGCCTGGTGACGTGATCAGAGAGATCAATCGTCAACCGGTGAAATCCGTCAAGGACTTTGAAAAGGTTTCGTCCCGTGTCAAGAAAGGTGAGAACGTGTTGCTTCTGATCAACCGGCGCGGCGCAGCTCTGTTCTTATCCGCAAAAGCGTAAACGCAGAAATGGAGCAGGGCTCGGGGAACCGGGCCCTGCATTATCCGAAGCTCCCCCTTTCAATATCTCCGCTAGTCAAAGACAACCGTTTTTCTCCCATACACCAAGACGCGATGCTCGATGTGTCGGCGCACAGCCCTGGCCAGCACAATCTCCTCGAGATCTCGTCCCTTCCTCACAAGATCTTCGACCGTATCCCGGTGGCCGACCCGGATCACGTCCTGTTCGATAATAGGACCTTCATCCAGATCTTCTGTCGCATAGTGGGCCGTCGCTCCAACAATCTTCACGCCTCTGTCATAAGCCTGCCGATAGGGATTGGCTCCGATAAAGGCCGGCAAGAACGAATGGTGAATGTTGATGACAGGGCAGCCTACATGAGCGAGAAAGCCGGCACTGAGAATCTGCATGTAGCGAGCCATCACCACGAGCTCGACACGATGTTCCTTCAAAACAGACAGTACGTGTTGCTCCTGTTGGGGTTTCGTCTCTTTCGTGACCGGACAGACCACGAAGGGGATGTTGAACAGCTCGGTCCACGAGACACAGGTCTCATGATTGGAAATAATGACAGGGATGTCGACATGCAACTCGTCTCGCTTCTGCCGCTGAAGCAGATCGGCCAGGCAATGGTCCTGTTTTGAAACAAGCATTCCGACTCTTGTACGATGGCTGGTCCGATGGACTTCGAACCGCATCTCGAAGACCTTGGCGATAGAGGCGAACGCGACCGGAATATCGTCAGGTGGAATCTGCAACCCATCGGTGGCAAATTCCATCCGCATCAGAAAATCGTTGGTTTCTTCATCCGTGTGATGATCCGAATCGAGGATGTTACCGCCGAAGTCGTGAATAAACCCGGAGACACGGGCCACGATGCCCTTGCGATCTTTACAGTGGATCAGAAGGACAACGGAATCTCTTCTAGTCGACATGCACTCTCGACGACTCCATGAATGGAGTGATGGGTTGCGCAGGGGATGAAGAACCACGTGATGAGATGAGGGCCACCCTTAGCCGACGACGTGGCCTACGAGG
This genomic window contains:
- the purU gene encoding formyltetrahydrofolate deformylase, whose product is MSTRRDSVVLLIHCKDRKGIVARVSGFIHDFGGNILDSDHHTDEETNDFLMRMEFATDGLQIPPDDIPVAFASIAKVFEMRFEVHRTSHRTRVGMLVSKQDHCLADLLQRQKRDELHVDIPVIISNHETCVSWTELFNIPFVVCPVTKETKPQQEQHVLSVLKEHRVELVVMARYMQILSAGFLAHVGCPVINIHHSFLPAFIGANPYRQAYDRGVKIVGATAHYATEDLDEGPIIEQDVIRVGHRDTVEDLVRKGRDLEEIVLARAVRRHIEHRVLVYGRKTVVFD